One Syntrophorhabdaceae bacterium DNA segment encodes these proteins:
- a CDS encoding ATP-binding protein has translation MIRKFLSLPIRTHLIILLSILAFPCIVLIVRSGIEQRGNAVENAKKDCLAVVRTIAAEQAVEVAGAEQLMTALSLVPEVHARNIAATNVLLASLVRQNPQYANIVIADKSGSIWASALPFTGKRSMADRKHYQDAIQTGTFASGEYNAGRITGRGMMGFGYPVKNASNKIIDVIAVSVDLGYSQHTFESIAPGAGTSFSITDRQGTMIIRDLRDSLSERLIGKRDTNSELFTRAQQGPEEGTFEAMGNDGRLRLVAYKRLTLPQASEPYLYVRSGVPLAFVTSKANAAMSKNLGAVVLLFGIGFLIVWFLGKRVIVSPIMRLKEASRELATGEHTVVASQVVRVRELRDLARTFDGMSTSLAEREAALRESQSLLRAIMENTSDPAYVKDAQSRILMCNPAMGKVVGKPLDEITGKTDSEYYGNPVVGEILRTHDVYVMESGQSLTLEETVPTPDGDRTFLSNKAPYRDVSGNIIGIIGISHDITEHKRSEEAVLRHLAIQDGISKILRAALTSATERELGRICLDVSEKITESKFAFIGEVGRDGHLYDITISDPGWEACTMYDKSGHRRPPGNFLVHGLYGWVLSEGKSLFTNDPSNHPGSIGLPDGHPALTAFLGVPLVSQGKAIGIVAVANRPGGYDQGRQEALEALAPALVESFERKRAEEALRRARDELELRVAERTTELQSAHNTLKAEIAERKRLEDELRQAQKMEALGTLTGGIAHDFNNILAGIIGFTEMVLDDDLPPDSPAIRHLQLVLKGALRGRDLVKQMLTFSHKTEYDVKPIALAPLLKETVKLLRASIPTTIGIELKTPATSDTVLANATGIQQIIMNLATNAAHAMRENGGKMTITLSDAYVSPDQESKPGAYLELIVEDTGVGIDASVLHRIFEPFFTTKETGEGTGMGLAVVYGIVKSLNGNIFVESTPGAGSTFRVVLLKAEMEEPSEDSTSTALPTGHEKILFVDDEEMLAELGEDILKRLGYRVASATSSREALKLFYQDPLSFDLVITDQTMPELTGLRLAERLLTVRPDLPIILCTGFGDGVDSETAKTAGVKGFVMKPLVRKELAQMVRDVLDAKGEA, from the coding sequence ATGATCAGGAAGTTTCTCTCGTTGCCTATTCGCACCCATCTTATTATCCTCCTTTCCATTCTGGCGTTCCCCTGTATCGTTCTTATAGTCCGGTCGGGCATTGAGCAACGCGGCAACGCCGTAGAGAATGCAAAGAAAGATTGTCTGGCGGTCGTCCGGACTATCGCCGCCGAGCAAGCAGTCGAGGTCGCGGGGGCCGAGCAGTTAATGACCGCGCTCTCCCTCGTCCCTGAGGTACACGCCCGAAATATCGCGGCCACCAACGTGCTCCTCGCCAGTCTTGTGCGGCAAAATCCACAGTACGCCAACATCGTCATAGCTGACAAATCGGGTTCGATCTGGGCGTCGGCGCTACCGTTTACCGGAAAACGGTCCATGGCGGATAGAAAACATTATCAGGACGCGATCCAAACCGGGACGTTCGCGTCGGGCGAATATAATGCGGGCAGGATTACGGGCAGAGGCATGATGGGCTTCGGCTATCCGGTAAAGAACGCCTCGAATAAGATCATCGATGTGATAGCGGTCTCTGTTGACCTCGGATACAGCCAGCATACGTTCGAGAGCATCGCCCCCGGCGCCGGGACGTCGTTCAGCATAACCGACCGTCAGGGCACAATGATTATCAGGGACTTGAGGGACTCTCTTTCGGAAAGACTCATCGGAAAACGTGATACTAATAGCGAGCTTTTTACCAGGGCTCAGCAGGGCCCCGAGGAAGGGACCTTCGAAGCCATGGGCAACGATGGCCGATTGCGGCTTGTTGCCTACAAGAGGTTGACCCTTCCCCAGGCATCCGAGCCGTACCTCTACGTGCGATCCGGCGTACCACTCGCCTTCGTCACCTCAAAGGCCAATGCGGCGATGTCTAAGAATCTGGGTGCTGTGGTGCTCCTTTTCGGAATAGGATTCTTGATAGTCTGGTTCCTTGGAAAACGCGTAATAGTAAGTCCTATCATGCGTCTCAAGGAAGCATCGCGTGAGCTCGCCACTGGCGAACACACGGTCGTGGCTTCTCAGGTAGTGCGGGTCAGAGAACTTCGAGACCTGGCACGAACGTTCGATGGCATGTCGACGTCTCTTGCGGAAAGAGAGGCTGCCCTGCGTGAGAGCCAGAGCCTTTTGCGCGCGATCATGGAGAATACTTCCGATCCCGCGTACGTCAAGGACGCTCAAAGTCGGATCCTTATGTGCAATCCGGCCATGGGGAAGGTTGTCGGTAAACCTCTTGACGAGATCACAGGCAAAACCGACAGTGAGTACTATGGTAACCCGGTCGTGGGTGAGATATTACGCACCCATGATGTCTATGTGATGGAATCAGGCCAGTCTTTGACCCTGGAAGAAACAGTTCCAACACCGGACGGTGATCGAACGTTTCTTTCCAACAAGGCGCCTTATCGGGACGTCTCAGGCAATATCATCGGCATCATCGGCATATCTCACGACATAACTGAGCATAAGCGCTCAGAAGAGGCCGTGCTCAGGCATCTGGCGATTCAGGATGGTATAAGCAAAATATTAAGGGCGGCGCTGACGAGTGCAACCGAACGAGAACTTGGCCGCATCTGCCTCGACGTTTCCGAAAAAATCACAGAGAGCAAATTCGCTTTTATCGGCGAGGTCGGCCGAGACGGCCATTTGTACGACATTACAATCAGCGACCCTGGCTGGGAAGCCTGCACCATGTACGATAAATCAGGACACCGCAGGCCTCCGGGCAATTTCCTCGTGCACGGTCTTTATGGATGGGTGCTCTCGGAGGGCAAGTCATTATTCACAAACGACCCCTCGAACCACCCGGGTAGTATCGGCCTTCCCGATGGCCATCCGGCGCTCACTGCCTTTTTGGGTGTTCCGCTCGTAAGCCAGGGAAAGGCCATCGGGATCGTAGCCGTGGCCAACCGGCCAGGCGGCTACGACCAGGGACGACAAGAAGCCCTGGAAGCGCTTGCACCCGCCTTAGTGGAATCCTTTGAGCGCAAACGCGCCGAAGAGGCTCTGCGCAGGGCCCGCGACGAACTTGAACTCCGCGTCGCCGAGCGAACCACCGAACTTCAAAGCGCCCACAATACCTTGAAGGCAGAGATAGCAGAGCGTAAGCGTCTTGAAGATGAGCTCCGTCAGGCCCAGAAGATGGAAGCGTTGGGAACGCTCACGGGCGGCATCGCCCACGACTTCAATAATATCCTTGCCGGCATCATCGGCTTCACTGAGATGGTTTTAGATGATGATCTTCCTCCGGACAGCCCGGCAATAAGGCACCTCCAACTTGTGCTCAAGGGTGCTTTGAGAGGACGCGACCTGGTGAAACAGATGCTCACCTTCAGTCATAAGACCGAGTACGATGTCAAGCCCATAGCGCTTGCTCCCCTTCTTAAGGAGACCGTCAAATTGCTTCGGGCCTCGATACCTACAACCATCGGAATCGAACTTAAGACACCCGCAACATCCGATACAGTCCTCGCCAATGCTACCGGGATACAGCAGATCATCATGAACCTTGCCACCAATGCTGCCCACGCCATGCGGGAAAATGGCGGAAAGATGACCATAACCTTATCCGACGCATACGTCTCGCCCGATCAAGAGTCTAAACCGGGCGCATACCTGGAGCTTATCGTAGAGGACACTGGAGTGGGCATAGATGCGAGTGTTCTGCACAGGATATTCGAGCCTTTCTTCACCACCAAGGAGACGGGCGAGGGTACAGGCATGGGGCTTGCGGTGGTCTACGGGATCGTCAAAAGCTTAAACGGGAACATCTTCGTTGAGAGCACGCCGGGGGCGGGATCTACCTTCCGGGTTGTTTTGCTCAAGGCCGAAATGGAGGAACCATCCGAGGATTCAACCTCCACGGCACTTCCTACCGGGCATGAAAAGATACTCTTTGTAGACGATGAGGAGATGCTGGCAGAATTGGGCGAGGACATCTTGAAGAGATTAGGGTACAGGGTCGCCTCAGCGACGAGCAGTAGAGAAGCTTTGAAACTCTTTTACCAGGATCCCTTGAGCTTCGACCTCGTCATCACCGATCAGACCATGCCTGAGCTGACGGGGCTGCGTCTGGCCGAGCGGCTACTCACCGTGCGCCCTGATCTTCCCATCATCCTCTGCACCGGCTTTGGCGACGGCGTTGATTCCGAGACGGCGAAGACGGCAGGGGTTAAGGGGTTTGTCATGAAACCCCTGGTGAGAAAGGAACTCGCCCAGATGGTAAGAGACGTGCTGGACGCCAAAGGTGAAGCCTGA